Within Trichoderma atroviride chromosome 2, complete sequence, the genomic segment TCCTGGAtccaccttcttcttgcctcaCGGCACCAGAATTTACAATGCTCTGATGGAGTTGATCCGGGGCGAGTACAAGAAGAGAGCCTTTGACGAGGTTATCAGCCCCAATGTTTACAAGTCTGACCTCTGGAAGACCTCTGGCCATTGGGGACACTATGCTGAGAACATGTTCACCTTTGATGTTGAGAAGGAGACTTACGGCTTGAAGCCGATGAACTGCCCTGGACACTGCAGAATCTTTGCCCACTCAGATGTCACTTACAAGGATCTGCCATGGAGGATGGCTGATTTTGGTGTTCTCCACCGAAACGAGTTCTCTGGAGCTCTTTCAGGACTCACCCGTGTGCGCCGTTTCCAGCAGGATGATGCGCACATCTTCTGCACAGTCGACCAGGTATGCTAAGTAAACCTAGTGACATATAAGGCTGATAACTGACTGCTTGTAGATTCGCGATGAGATTGTGGGCGCTTTTGACTTCCTATACAGCGTCTACGGCCTGTTTGGTTTCTCCTTCAAGCTAAAACTCTCGACCCGCCCCGAGAAGTACATTGGCGAGATTGCCATCTGGGATATGGCTgaggccaagctcaaggaggccCTGGATAACTTCACCCAGAAGATTGATTCTAAGTGGGAGGAGAACCCCGGTGACGGTGCTTTCTACGGCCCCAAGATTGACATCACCGTGTACGATGCCCTGCGACGAGAGCACCAGTGCGGTACGATCCAGCTCGACTTTAACCTGCCCCAGCGATTCAAGCTGCGTTACGTTGCCGCCAAGGACGAGAGCAGCGCCAACCAGAACAGCAACGATCCCGAGCTGCCAGTTGGCTATGCCCGACCTGTCATGATCCACAGAGCCGTGCTGGGTAGTTTCGAGCGAATGTTTGGTATTCTCACCGAGCACTTTGCTGGCAAGTGGCCATTCTGGCTGAGCCCTCGTCAAGTCTTGGTGGTTCCTGTGATGCCTGCAGTAAATGACTACGCCAAGGAGCTCCAGACCATCTACCAGGAGAAGGGCATCTACATTGACGTTGATCTAAGCAGCGACActttccagaagaagattcgCACTGGACAGCTGAAGCAGTAcaacttcatctttggtGAGTAACATCTAGTCCTTTACTTTGGGGATAATTTAGTCATATGGGAACTACTGCTAATGTGGAATGTCTTTTAGTCGTCGGAGCCGAGGAAGCCAGCTCACGCACCGTCAACATCCGAAACAGAGATGACCAGAGCACACAGAGCAAGGGAGCTCTGATCCCCGTGGATGAGGCACTAGAGAAATTGATCGCCTTGAAAGCGGAGAGGAGACTTGTCAATTCCATCTAAGTGATTTGTTGAGCATCGGGAAATGGGCGTCGGGataagaaagagggagagaggcagagagagagaatgtcGTCAGACCAACCTGCAGGGCGTTTTTTCCTGACTCTACGCATACACACGTGGCTGCAGGCATACCCAGAAGGGCAGAAGAGAACAAAAGGGGATGGGCCAGCGTTTGTACTTCCGTAGTGTAGAGATCTAGAATGAATAAAGTaaagccaaaaagaaaaaaaagaaaaaaacgggCACATGCGTAGAGGCTACGGGATCCAGAGCAGGCCGCAGCTGCGGGGGTCGAAAGACATTCAGGCGTTATCAAGCATCAGACGGACAAATGAAAGGGCCAGCTTTGGAAAGATTTGATGAGTCGCGTGATGCTGCAAGATTTTGGTGCAAAGGGGGAAACCGGGCGGGCGGCTTTTTGGGCATTcgtgtatttttttttttttctctttttgtttatGCCCGTAGTTGCTTTTGCAGCAGCTTTTGTAATAGAGGCACGCCCGCGTGTAATGAGATGCTCTTTTGGTCTTGTTGCTTCATGCGTCTGGTTTTCTTatcttttctcctttcatCGTTCTGCCCGTAGGTCTTGCCGTCACAtaatacacacacacacacacacacacacacattgTGTATATTGTTGACCCCTTTAACGCTGCCAGCATGCAATAAGAACTCAAATCTCACCACTCAGAATTGGATGAGGGGGCAAAAGCACCAGGCTCGGTGAGTGTAAGTAGGCGAGAGGGTGTGAAATGAGCAAGTATGTACCTATGGCAGTACGAGAAAaacgagaagagagagagggaaaaggaacccgggaaaaagagaaaagaaaagacaccCCCCGCGTGGTGGCGCCCACcgacccttttttttctctctcacacAGCAAGTGGGAGCTGCACGTTGTAGTGGGCAAGCAGTTTAATAGGGTGagaagcttttttcttttcgtttctttttcttgtttatgCGGGATGTGTGAGATCGCAAGTTTGGGGGTTTATTTTGAGGGAATGGGGGAGGTGGAGTTTTTATCTGTCCGTCTTACGGAGTGGGCTATCAGTGCAACCCAAACAACCACTCTTGTtgtcgttgctgctgctgctttatACCCATCTTGCCTGATCTTGTTCATGGACGGGACTGTGATGCTTTGGATGTGGTGCAAGGGGATTCGGAATTGTTAGTGACGTGACAGGAGACGGGCGGGCGGGCGGGCGGGCGGGACGGGATGAGACGAGCCGGCGTGGTCGTCTTTGTGTATTGATTAAGCCTAATGGGTACATGAGTATTGTGTACCTTGCTATCTAccaagacttttttttcttacttgtTTAATTTAAAGATGGTATGAGAGTGGGTGGGTGAGGATTATTTGCTCCGTAGCGTGAAAGCCATGGAATTTGGAATTGATGACATGTATGTTTGTTCCTTATAGCGCCTCTTATTCTCTTGCCCTATTTGTGCACCCATGTCCGGCTGAGTCTCTGTCTGTGCTGAATTATATTACTCCAGTAGAATGAGGTAAGGTGAGACGATACGGGCAAATTACCTATTTGGCAGTTTCTTTATAATACGTAAAGAAGTATATATAGAGATATTACAAAGTGCTTTGTATCTAATCGGTGATTAACCAAAAGGGACTTTGTTGCGGCATGGGATTCTGCTGCGTGATGTGTCATATATGCGGAATGAATTGAATGGAGCAGGAGATTACATGTTGCTTGAAATCATGAACGTTTGGCTTCCTGTTTTAGGGAAATGGTAGATGACTGTTGTGGGTGCAAGGGAAAGGGACTGAGTTGTTGGTTGATGCCCAGTAAGTAGTGATGCCTATATGACAGATATGATATATATCTGTATCCTGTATGGAAAATGAGGCAAGGTTGATTTGAAAGCAAAACATCCAAAGTAGGTGTTTGTGAACTCATGTCAGCGGAATACGGTAAATCTTATCTCTTTTCTACATACATAGATACGGCGGAGTGTGTCTGATGGATGAATTTCCGCGGAGGGCTTTGTTCTTTCGTCATCGCGGCATATCCATGATTCCACAAGGCCAAGAGATTGTGAAtgggcaaaggcaagaggggggagaggtAGGTAGGCATTTCTAGGTTACACGGCAAGGCCAAAACAGGACAGCCAAGATCCGACAAGACGAGTAAGACGAAGTAATCAGGTCTTTTGCTAGACATGTATTAGAAATGCTGCATTTGGGTCATTACAGCCATGACAATAGTTGTCCGAGACGACCGAGCATCGTGGTGAAACGAGACCAATATGGGCTTTCAATTGTCTTGTTTTGGGAGAAAGCCCCTTTCCCCAATCTGAGCATTCAGCTGCCTTGGCAAATCACAACTACCCAACTGATAGTACCCAGTGGTATTACAAGCAGATactattttcttttactcttCTTCACAAGAGATAAGGGACGAACATGAAAATGAGCGAGTGTGTGTATGCGTGGCAAATGGTGCCATGGGTGAGCTTGATGCGGCCATGCAGAATCCCGCATCGGGCTGGCTGCTACATGCACTTTGCACGGGCTTGGATACCATATTGATGTTGTGTACGGGCTGGCTACTGAAACCAGGGCCAGTGAGAGAAGTTTACTGctaagtatttttttttgctgacaAGAACGGCTTGGCATAGCACGGAAAGGGTGCCAGGCAGTAATACTCCGTAGGCTTTTAGTGACTGCATGTActttctatttcttttttccttgggCAAGCTTGTCCACCATGCACCTGCAAGTCCGCATATTCTCGGAGTCGCCCTGATTTGGGCCTTCACAAGGAGAGTGAGTGGCTCccaggtacatgtatccgTAGTCGGACACGAgaacaagtaaaaaaaaaaaccaagaaaAGGGAAACTAGAAAACCAACCGCGATTGCATGAATAGAGGCACACGCCAAAAGGCAGACGCGGCAAAGGAggataataattaaaaaattgACCATtctgttttctctttttgtgaTGTGTATTTCCTCAGTTTTTCGTTAGTGGCCTTTGTAGTATATTTGCAGACCTGTTCCCCCATACTACGTGCGTTTGGTGCTCCGTAATACTGCTAGGTCCTACTTGTAGCGCCATCAGAAAATGCGAGCAATCAACCAACGCCGCCGGCTATTATACGAAAGGCTATTCTCTAGCCATTCCGGAGTGCCACAAGACTCCGGACGGCTTTCATAGCTAATGGGCGTATCAAGAGACAGTACGCGCAAGGTCAAGAGTATACGGCAGGGGCAAGTCAAATCGAAACTCTACTCCATACATTTGAGCTCCTGTACGCATACAGCCTAGCCTCTGTGTATTCTGTACAAGACAAACAAGTCGAGCCTACCTCCCGTGCTGCTTCGTGCTTCATGCTTCATgatgcttgctgctgccgccacctTACTCGTAGTGGCAAACATCGGCGgctacagcagcagccagggGAGCGTCCCCTCTCTGCCATCCCTTCTCAGCCACCAGACGGGCCAAACAGCCCAGAAGAGGCGGCCCAGCGTGGTGATGGATGGACGGGCTGGCAGAGCACAAGGGGGGGGCTAAAACGGGCAAGCTTATAGGTCATCTATCACAAACTACACGCGCGACCGGTGAAGGAAAATATGGATCCTGCATGCAGGCAGAGCCCCCTAATGCCTCTTGGGATGCAACCAGACCCTCTCagctggacgaggccgaggactGTATGGACAGTACACCCGTCTTGGTATACGGAGTGGTCGTTCCAAGTTGCTACAGCACAGTAGCGAGACGTTGACGCTTGAGACGCTTGTGATATAGCATGGCATGATGCCGGCACAAGGTGCGGAGGATTTGGAAGGCATGCACATGCAGCGAAGCCTAACAGAGGCCGTCTTTGGTTGTTGGGCGACGACCCAGCCCATTGATGCCGCAGCAGATTGCTGCTTTTGGGAGCATGTCCAGCAtggagggggaaaagaaggatgagcATGGCATGGTGGCCAAGACCCAAGGCTGAGAGGAGCGAGAGTCCGGTTGATCATCCCATCTCATCCCCCATCGAGATAAGCCACGGCCGTTGCAGGGCGTTCTGTACAGTATATGCTGGCATATTTGTAGggagctctgctgctgctcggttTCGCTCGGTCACCATTTCCTGTATGGGCACGTTTGGCAGCGAGCGTGGCTGTCATGCATATTTCCGCAGCGCTGGATGTTCCCACTGCGGTTTGAGCTGCATCGCTCCCTGGCAATAGTTTCGGAGTCCGGATTGCCTGAATTGCAAGGAAACGGCCCTATTAGGACTCGAGATATAATAGGTATACATGGTATACATACATGTTAGTAGTCAGCCAGTCTCCAAAAAGGTGAGGTGTTGCTGTTTGTCTGCCAGGTAGGCTGAGACTGTCCAAGTACAGTAGACATGCTTGCAAGCGCGCAGTCCTCGTTCGATTGGGCTCTCAGGCTACCACATGGATTTCCATGCTTGCGAATGATTTCATGCTGCTTCCTCGGCTGCCGTCGCTCGCATTCAGTCGCATCAGTCCTGTACAGGGCAGCGACAACCGCTGCAGGCTACGAGTTCCAGACCAATGGGCGACATGGCGTGGCGTCCCGAGTGTAATCCCGGTAATGCAAATCGTGCATGCGGCAATTTCACACAAAGCCTGCTAGTCAATCAGGCCTCGAGAGACCAGCACTATCATGCCGTGTCTGTTGCAAGACTAAGAAGCATCCATGGCCGAGAGGAGTAAAAGCAGAGAGGGTCGAAATGTGAGAGATGAGCGATGTTGGCCGTTGGAGGCTTTGGCCAAACAGCCCGCAGCGGAGAAATTGGGGgaccttctttttttccttgccTTGCCCAAGTGCTCCATCCAGCACCCGGATCGGAATTGACGTATATCTTGTTCGGTTTGGGGGCCAAGAGCGCTGTCTGCTCAGCAGACGCCGTGCTGGCCACTGAACAGCAGCCAGCGTGTACCACGGCGGGATCATCATCGTTGAAGCCCATCAtctgcagcgccagcgccagcaccagcactcGTAGACGGCCTAGCAGACCAGCAGGCGCTGTGACATAAGCCGTGGCGCGCTCAGAGTCGAGGTCTGGTCTGGTTTCAACTTGATGGCATCGGGCACGCCTCGCACGCATTGCTCCGAGTCGACGACGGCCTCGAGCGATATCCGGACGCCACCAGAATCCCTCCATACTGGACTGATGCTGGGACCGGCCACAAATCCAAGCACAAGCACGGCGCCACTCGCCCGTGGGCCAATGCCGTGTGCGTGTCCGTGGTGCGGCTTCTGTTGTGCAACACTCCACGAGAGCCCGGATTCTATGCGTCGGGCTTTGCACGTCTAAGTACACGGGACTTGACAGGTTGAAGGCCTCAGCGAGATGGGCAAAAGACAAATAAACAGctgcaacatcaacaacaacacaTCAGCCAGCACGTCGCTGCAAGGCGCTCAAGTGCATGGCGACCCCGGTCAACCCATCTTGCCATCCAAGTCTATACATACAGTGCACAGGCTTCAGCTTCCTTGGACTCGGTCTCGTCCCCTGGCCAGCCGCTCCAGCAGGGATCCGTCCAGTTCACAGCGAGCTGCTACAGTATGGCGTGCGTTTGGCCTAGAACGGGGATCGTCCCCTCCCCCCAAGAAGCAAGTCGGTAATTTTCGCTGCGTGGTACCTGTGACCTTTGGGCCTCAAGGCTGGCGGGTGTCTATCAACGGACCCTGCCCGGCTTGGCGCCGATTTTAGCATCGCTCGGACAATGCGCTCACCAGCACACGGCACATATGATGTGTCTGATTCTCGTCtttttctctgctctgcaaTTGTTCGCGACTCGGCCAGGCCGCAGCCGGCGCTAAGTCAATCACCACAAGGCGCACTGGGTGtttgagagaagagagaagagaaaagagaagaggcgaggcgagacgagacgagacgagacgagacggcGGCACATGCCAGCCCATCAGCGTCAGCCTTATGCGCACACATACAGCGTCGTAGCAACTCGAGATTGGAGGCTGGCTGTCTCGTCTACCTGCGCGCTGGTTCCGGGTACAAGCCAGACCGGCAGACCGACAGGATactagtagcagtagtggTAGTATAGTAGGCCAAGCAGAAAAGTctgggggaggggagggggctTGACTCGCACCAAAGCAGATTGGCCATCGAGCACACGCTTTTTCTCATCAGGTCCGGCCGCGGGCCGTATTAAAGTTGGCAGTCTATCCACAACTTTCTGGGCGACGCTACTACGGCTTCTTCACCTCGCTTCTACACCACAGCTTGCCCAGGAGCACACGAGGCTGCTGGCACCGGCGGACGGGGAAACCACTCATCGGTCAGTATTCCTGCTGGTAGTCCTACCTGTGCTATTAGTAAACCCCTCGCTTcacctctccatctctccgtctctccatctctcacCTTCGCCTTTCATCGCCGTTGTCATCCCCAGATCATCACTGCCCGCCCCCTCTGCCGCCAATCACATgtcctctgccgctgccagacCACAGCCAATCCTTCAACGCCCGTTGCGATCCTAACCAGCCCAGCAGGCCCTCTCCGGCATCACTATTGGCGACAGCAAGGACCAGCAGCGGCCAAAGGGAGCTAAACGGCGGCATCCTCGCCTCCGCGTCCCATCTCGTCCAACGGCCCTTTCTGATCCATTGGGCCGTGCCGGCAATTCGACCCCACGCGCGCGAGCCATACGCCTTTACCCGCCCATCTTCACCTTtaatacctactagtatCCCATTCCCTCTTAGCTGAGGCTGCGATAGCTGTACCGCAGAGGCCAGGAAAGCGCGGCTACTTGCAGTATTAACAGTCGAAGCGAACGTCCCAAGGCGCTAGTGCTTGAGCGAGTCAAGCAGGAACCAGGCCGGACGCCTGCGGCTGAAAGATCACgagcaaaagagaaagggcGGTATACCACCACGGTTGCTAATACTATACCGTTGTCACCGTCGCCACCACCCACTCAAGAACCTTgagaggccgaggagggaCACATCGGGATTATACCAACAAGAGGTGTGGCAAGGTTGCAGTCGCAAAGACAagggcagcagctcatctACCAGGTGGGAAAAGAGTAGCGCATCCGACAGCCTGGAGGCTTGCACCAGATCAAGGTTGATTTGAAGAGGCGACagccccccctcccccttgcccttgctTGTGCATTCGCACCAGGGGATAGGAGAGCCACCGTCGGCAGCAAAAGACGAGGCCGGGACAAGGCACAGCTCGGGACGCAGGCCCGTAGCGCGTGTCCCTGCCGCAATCCCGCAACACCTGGCCACGAGCCTTGCTGTTGTCGCGGACAGTCATGCGACCCATTTCGCTCTCATTGCCACTGGATTGCGAGCTCTACGAAAACTCTTCATGCGACGGCCACGACGGCGAGCACATTGACCCTCCCAGCCTCCACCACTGCTCGCAGCAGGATAACCAACATCAAGATCGCTTGTGCTGTAACCAGGCGCACTATGCCCTAGGTAACAGCACAGGCGACAAAATGTATTTCGACCAGCACGAAACACATTTTTCTGAGCAATCCCAAAGCAGCTTTTACCACGCACCCGTCGATGTCAATTCTGGTAGCAACCAACTCCCACTAGACCCTCCCACCAACTCATTCCTTGACCATCCATACGAAGTCGCATACACATCCTCCCAGCACCATCCTGACATGGATGACTTCTTCGACCAAGAGATGAGCGAtagcgatggcgatggaggagCTCCCGTTAGCCACATGAATGGAACTGTTGGTGGCAATTACATGATTGAGGCCAGCACAACTTACAACGAACACTACGCCGATGGCCTGGCGGATGACGAAGGAGAAatggacgaggatgacgaggatgaagagtacgacgatgatgaggacgaagagtACGGAGAGtacgatgaggatgaggatgacgaagacgacgaaatgatgagcgacgacgaagagTCACATGCGCCACCAACCTCGATACCCAGCCTTGCGCACTATCTCCATCCAAGCGACCAGCTGCCGTTACCGGACAATATGCCACAACAATTGCTCGACGAAGCCCTCAACATACTACTCCAAAATCCCCTGTCAGCAGACGAGCTATCactcgatgaagatgaggagcagATGTTGCTCGATCCTTTCCCCCCACCTCACATGAGTAATCCAAACCCGAGCATATTGGGATCCGAAAACTACGGCCTGGTCGACTTCCTACGCTCTTGGGCCTACGGAAACGTCCCGCTAATGTCGTTGAGGTTACCTCGGCCGGGCATCCGTAGAGTCTTGAAGCAGGCCAACAGCGGAGTGGAGCGTGTTCATTACAGAGACCTGCGCGCCAATGGCTGTGATATGCAAGGCCTAGACTGGGACAGTATGAACACGGCCCGCTACTACGCCAGAGAAATTCGTCGACAAACGTACAGGAACTACGTCAACAGGCCTGGCTCTGATATTTACGTAAGTTTTCCATGGCAGATTACCCTCCAAATGACAATACAAAGAGGTTTTGTTCTAATTATCCAACTCGAAATTTAGATTgaagcaaaagacaaaattCCTTCGACCGAGAACTTCTTCAGATTCTACAGGATGGACGTTCGACGAGACATTAGTCTTGCCCATTTCCAGCTCCGGAGCGTTCTTGCCTGTCCTACTCGGACACAGGCGTTTTACCCCAGCGTCCATGGCATAAACGTGATGAATACGGCGACGAAAAAAACCACATTGGCCATGGATCTACGCGCATTTTCTGGTATGACGGGCCCGGCAATCTCAACACTGGATGCCGGCTGCGGCTTGTTGATGAGTGGTACATTCGGCGGCGACTACTTTCTGCAGTCGCTGAGCAATGAAGACAGGAGGAACTACTCCGAGGGGCAAATATCTACTAATATCAGCGGTATCACCAACCACATCAAGATATACAAG encodes:
- a CDS encoding uncharacterized protein (TransMembrane:2 (i64-86o106-128i)) yields the protein MSKYVPMAVREKREEREGKGTREKEKRKDTPRVVAPTDPFFSLSHSKWELHVVVGKQFNRVRSFFLFVSFSCLCGMCEIASLGVYFEGMGEVEFLSVRLTEWAISATQTTTLVVVAAAALYPSCLILFMDGTVMLWMWCKGIRNC
- a CDS encoding uncharacterized protein (EggNog:ENOG41), with the protein product MRPISLSLPLDCELYENSSCDGHDGEHIDPPSLHHCSQQDNQHQDRLCCNQAHYALGNSTGDKMYFDQHETHFSEQSQSSFYHAPVDVNSGSNQLPLDPPTNSFLDHPYEVAYTSSQHHPDMDDFFDQEMSDSDGDGGAPVSHMNGTVGGNYMIEASTTYNEHYADGLADDEGEMDEDDEDEEYDDDEDEEYGEYDEDEDDEDDEMMSDDEESHAPPTSIPSLAHYLHPSDQLPLPDNMPQQLLDEALNILLQNPLSADELSLDEDEEQMLLDPFPPPHMSNPNPSILGSENYGLVDFLRSWAYGNVPLMSLRLPRPGIRRVLKQANSGVERVHYRDLRANGCDMQGLDWDSMNTARYYAREIRRQTYRNYVNRPGSDIYIEAKDKIPSTENFFRFYRMDVRRDISLAHFQLRSVLACPTRTQAFYPSVHGINVMNTATKKTTLAMDLRAFSGMTGPAISTLDAGCGLLMSGTFGGDYFLQSLSNEDRRNYSEGQISTNISGITNHIKIYKPRRSDSPAAAIASNDNRFRLMDLRTEKFTSTFTYPFALNCSAMSPDGRLRVVVGDDLNVLITNAETGEVLQKLDGHRDYGFACDWSDNGWTVATGFQDKTIKIWDARRWQNSSGITSPICTINTEMAGVRNLRFSPTGCGKPILAAAEEADYIHLIDAGTFGSKQTIDIFGEIGGVAFTNDGQNLNVLCCDAHRGGLLQFERCSYGVDEPLSAGRRRPLPGNDNNNTTTTTTTTTTAAATASSSNNSSSSNSNSNNSNNSNNINNSNNSNNDDDKDNEFSATWNDWQHSRPPPLMDGPSIF